From Chryseobacterium shandongense, the proteins below share one genomic window:
- the rplL gene encoding 50S ribosomal protein L7/L12: MSDLKNLAETLVNLTVKDVNELAAILKDEYGIEPAAAAVVVAGGGAAEAAEEKTEFDVILKSAGASKLAIVKLVKDLTGAGLKEAKDIVDGAPAPIKTGISKDEAEALKKQLEEAGAEVELK; this comes from the coding sequence ATGTCAGATTTAAAAAATTTAGCTGAAACGCTAGTAAACTTAACAGTAAAAGACGTAAACGAATTAGCTGCTATCCTTAAGGATGAGTACGGAATTGAGCCAGCTGCTGCTGCAGTTGTAGTTGCAGGTGGAGGTGCTGCTGAAGCTGCTGAAGAAAAAACTGAATTCGACGTAATTCTTAAGTCTGCAGGTGCTTCTAAATTAGCAATCGTTAAATTGGTAAAAGATTTAACTGGTGCTGGTCTTAAAGAAGCTAAAGATATCGTAGATGGTGCTCCTGCTCCAATCAAAACAGGTATCTCTAAAGACGAAGCTGAAGCTCTTAAGAAGCAATTAGAAGAAGCTGGTGCTGAAGTAGAATTGAAATAA
- the rplA gene encoding 50S ribosomal protein L1 produces the protein MAKLTKKQKEALSKVEKGRIYNLDEGAALVKEVNTAKFDASVDIAVRLGVDPRKANQMVRGVVSLPHGTGKDVKVLALVTPDKEAEAKEAGADYVGLDEYLQKIKEGWTDVDVIVTMPAVMGKLGPLGRVLGPRGLMPNPKSGTVTMEIGKAVTEVKAGKIDFKVDKYGIIHAGIGKVSFDAAKIKENAQELISTLIKMKPTAAKGTYVKSIYLSSTMSPGIAIDTKSVN, from the coding sequence ATGGCAAAATTAACAAAAAAGCAAAAGGAAGCTTTAAGCAAAGTAGAAAAGGGTAGAATCTATAACCTTGATGAAGGAGCGGCTCTTGTAAAAGAAGTAAACACTGCAAAGTTTGATGCTTCTGTAGACATCGCTGTTAGATTAGGGGTAGATCCAAGAAAAGCAAACCAAATGGTAAGAGGTGTTGTATCTCTTCCTCACGGAACTGGTAAAGATGTTAAAGTTTTGGCTTTAGTAACTCCAGATAAAGAAGCTGAAGCTAAAGAAGCAGGTGCTGACTATGTAGGTCTTGATGAGTACTTACAAAAAATCAAAGAAGGCTGGACAGATGTTGACGTTATCGTAACAATGCCGGCTGTAATGGGTAAATTAGGACCATTAGGTAGAGTATTAGGACCAAGAGGTCTTATGCCAAACCCTAAATCAGGTACTGTAACCATGGAAATTGGTAAAGCGGTAACTGAAGTTAAAGCTGGTAAAATTGATTTCAAAGTTGACAAATACGGTATTATCCATGCTGGTATTGGTAAAGTGTCTTTTGATGCTGCTAAAATCAAGGAAAATGCTCAGGAATTGATCTCTACTTTGATCAAAATGAAGCCAACTGCTGCTAAAGGAACTTATGTGAAGTCTATTTATTTATCTTCTACAATGAGTCCTGGTATTGCAATCGATACTAAATCTGTTAACTAA
- a CDS encoding TonB-dependent receptor — translation MKKRTIYLAVGVATLYFQNLYGQETVKDSVKSSDIEQVVITGNSKPKAKLESSTAISTFTAKEIQKQNPISAAALLQRVPGFAVETSGGEVGNNLFSRGIPSAGAYEFVQVQEDGLPVFEDGALQFANADNFFRVDNTTGRLEALRGGSGSIFATNSPGGLINFISKEGTNNFKGIAKLETSTYGLMRTDFNLGGAIIQDKLFFNAGGFYRTDDGLRNTGFKANNGGQFRMNLKYIFDKGYAKIYYKKLDDRNTFFLPIPLNRNGNDITEFSGFDANYGTYSYNSISQLNIPQPGGGYFKRNLQDGIHPKVDALGAELKYDLGGNFSVLNKIRYTNIDMNYTGIFPAGTPKTAAEFASGKGITAGNYQYSLVENGQSVNPQYVQQLGFWAIDKQMDNFVNDLQFSYKLDKGTLTAGFYKSNWKSNQYWNWSNILTTATDKPQLLNLVDTSLNPNDVGYSKTYNGVTQMSFLLRDTQTQGSLNDLYANLDYNITDNLNINVGARYSRDYYNGYYVNTTSANLNNSGLTTDGAHSFATTTADDNMSVLGNQYNYWKYDIDKLSYTLAANYKINSNNAVYGRFSHGFRSPNEEAYYNYFSNPNPDQPLMPVTTNQIEAGYKYYTSRFSIGVIPFYSTLKNLSFTDVFSDGSSENTFADTRNYGVEIEGSAQLVNNLIDITFNGTI, via the coding sequence ATGAAAAAAAGAACTATTTATTTAGCAGTAGGTGTTGCAACACTTTACTTTCAGAATCTCTACGGACAGGAAACCGTGAAAGACAGTGTAAAATCAAGTGACATAGAACAAGTCGTTATTACCGGGAACTCCAAACCGAAAGCCAAATTAGAATCATCTACAGCGATTTCTACATTTACCGCAAAAGAAATCCAAAAACAAAATCCTATCAGTGCTGCTGCATTATTACAAAGAGTTCCCGGGTTTGCAGTAGAAACTTCAGGTGGCGAGGTTGGTAATAATCTCTTTTCAAGAGGGATTCCTTCAGCGGGAGCATATGAATTTGTACAGGTTCAGGAAGATGGGCTGCCTGTTTTCGAAGATGGGGCGTTACAATTTGCAAATGCAGATAATTTTTTTCGCGTAGATAATACCACAGGAAGGCTGGAAGCGCTGAGAGGAGGGTCCGGTTCTATTTTTGCCACCAATTCCCCAGGAGGATTAATCAACTTTATTTCTAAAGAAGGAACAAATAATTTTAAAGGAATTGCAAAGCTGGAAACGAGTACTTATGGACTGATGCGAACCGATTTTAATCTTGGCGGAGCCATCATTCAGGATAAATTATTTTTTAATGCAGGAGGTTTTTACAGAACCGACGACGGATTAAGAAATACAGGATTTAAAGCTAATAATGGAGGACAGTTCCGCATGAACCTTAAATATATTTTTGATAAAGGCTATGCAAAAATTTATTATAAAAAGCTGGATGACAGAAATACATTCTTCCTTCCCATTCCCCTCAACAGAAACGGGAATGATATTACTGAATTTTCAGGTTTTGATGCCAATTATGGAACGTACAGCTATAATTCGATCAGCCAATTAAACATTCCACAACCGGGAGGAGGTTATTTTAAAAGAAATCTTCAGGACGGTATTCACCCTAAAGTTGATGCACTTGGAGCAGAATTAAAATACGATCTCGGCGGTAATTTTTCGGTGCTCAACAAGATAAGGTATACCAATATTGATATGAACTATACCGGAATTTTCCCGGCCGGAACACCGAAAACAGCTGCTGAATTTGCATCAGGAAAAGGAATAACGGCAGGTAATTATCAGTATTCGCTCGTAGAAAACGGCCAGTCAGTCAATCCGCAATATGTTCAGCAGCTTGGCTTCTGGGCTATAGATAAGCAAATGGATAATTTTGTCAATGACCTTCAGTTTAGCTATAAATTAGATAAAGGAACTTTAACTGCAGGCTTTTATAAATCTAACTGGAAGTCTAATCAATATTGGAACTGGAGTAATATCCTTACAACCGCAACTGATAAACCGCAATTATTAAATTTGGTTGATACTTCATTGAATCCTAATGATGTAGGGTATTCTAAAACATATAACGGTGTCACCCAAATGTCTTTCCTCTTAAGAGATACACAAACACAGGGAAGTCTGAACGATCTTTATGCTAATCTGGATTATAATATTACCGATAACCTGAATATCAATGTCGGCGCACGATACAGCCGTGATTATTACAATGGTTATTATGTAAATACAACTTCCGCCAATCTTAACAATTCAGGTTTAACAACAGACGGTGCACATAGTTTTGCCACAACAACCGCGGATGATAATATGAGTGTTTTGGGAAATCAATACAATTATTGGAAGTATGATATTGATAAATTATCATATACGCTGGCTGCAAATTACAAGATTAATTCTAATAATGCAGTTTACGGAAGATTTTCTCATGGATTCAGATCGCCGAATGAAGAAGCGTATTACAACTACTTTTCAAATCCCAATCCGGATCAGCCATTGATGCCCGTTACAACCAATCAGATAGAAGCCGGATATAAATATTATACGAGCAGATTTTCAATTGGTGTCATCCCGTTTTATTCAACGCTCAAAAATCTTTCGTTTACAGATGTTTTTTCAGACGGAAGCTCTGAAAATACTTTTGCAGATACCAGGAATTATGGTGTAGAGATAGAAGGTTCCGCACAATTGGTCAATAATTTAATTGATATCACATTTAACGGGACTATTTAG
- the rplJ gene encoding 50S ribosomal protein L10: protein MTKDQKVVAIQEIKDLLQDAKVVYVADLEGLNAAKSSDFRRQAFKQNIKVKVVKNTLLQKAMEQMEGVDYSEMFPTFKGNSAILISETANAPAKLIQGFRKKEEKPALKSAYLQETFYVGDNNLDALANIKSREEMIGEIIGLLQSPIQRVVSALQNKPETVEAKAEEAAPAVEEAPATETPETPAAEGEAPAAE, encoded by the coding sequence ATGACAAAAGACCAAAAAGTTGTAGCAATACAAGAGATCAAAGATTTGCTTCAGGATGCAAAAGTAGTTTATGTAGCAGATCTAGAAGGTTTGAACGCTGCAAAATCTTCTGACTTCAGAAGACAGGCTTTCAAGCAAAATATCAAAGTAAAAGTAGTTAAGAACACGCTTTTACAAAAAGCAATGGAACAAATGGAAGGAGTAGATTACTCTGAAATGTTCCCTACTTTCAAAGGAAACTCAGCGATCTTAATCTCTGAAACAGCAAACGCTCCTGCGAAATTAATCCAAGGATTCAGAAAGAAAGAAGAAAAGCCAGCATTAAAGTCTGCTTATCTTCAGGAAACTTTCTATGTTGGTGATAACAACCTAGACGCATTGGCTAACATTAAGTCTAGAGAAGAAATGATCGGTGAAATCATCGGATTACTTCAGTCTCCAATTCAAAGAGTTGTTTCTGCTCTTCAGAACAAACCTGAGACAGTAGAAGCTAAAGCTGAAGAAGCTGCACCTGCAGTAGAAGAAGCTCCAGCTACTGAAACTCCGGAAACTCCAGCTGCAGAAGGAGAAGCTCCAGCTGCTGAATAA
- a CDS encoding trehalase family glycosidase has protein sequence MKNYLDLKDIYTLFETVQKSEIFEDQKMMPDLVPRYNISEIIKMYENKKDSPDFVLKDFILQNFIVSESVKDEMMLQKKSLAIDKHIEKLWDELTRVASENKGTLLMLPKPYIVPGGRFNEFFYWDSYFIMLGLQCSGRLEMMKNIVENCSYLIENFGFVPNASRSYFLSRSQPPYFSMMLDLIFETTNDKDVYIKYFETMQKEYEFWMDGSEKTDKGCAVKRVVKTKSGDILNRYYDDENKPRPESYMIDVKDAKISGNPEFFRNIRAACESGWDFSSRWFKDGETIQNIQTLDFAQVDLNCLLWHLESTLSKTAKLKGDPDLEKKYGDFAVKRKYNIQKYFWDHEDGIYKDFDFQNNKVTPSEHIAALYPLFFELSTKHQAEDVAENIVDKFLKPGGLVTTTKESGQQWDLPNAWAPYQWIGFVAMKNYNFDDIASKIKNNWCSNVERVYENTGKLMEKYNAMDIHSIAGGGEYPNQDGFGWTNGVYSKLKRSK, from the coding sequence ATGAAGAATTATTTAGACCTAAAGGATATATATACATTATTTGAAACAGTACAAAAGTCGGAAATTTTTGAAGATCAGAAAATGATGCCAGATCTGGTTCCAAGATACAACATCAGTGAAATCATAAAAATGTATGAAAACAAAAAAGATTCGCCGGATTTTGTTCTTAAAGATTTTATTCTGCAAAATTTTATCGTTTCAGAATCTGTAAAAGATGAGATGATGCTGCAAAAAAAATCACTTGCGATAGATAAGCATATAGAAAAGCTGTGGGATGAGCTAACCAGAGTTGCTTCTGAAAATAAGGGAACTTTACTGATGCTTCCAAAGCCATACATTGTTCCAGGAGGAAGATTCAATGAATTTTTTTACTGGGACAGCTATTTTATAATGCTTGGTCTGCAATGCTCGGGACGCCTGGAAATGATGAAAAATATTGTAGAAAACTGTTCCTATCTCATTGAGAACTTCGGATTTGTCCCCAATGCCAGCAGAAGCTATTTCCTAAGCCGTTCTCAGCCGCCTTATTTTTCCATGATGCTTGATCTGATATTTGAAACAACAAATGATAAAGACGTTTACATCAAGTATTTCGAAACCATGCAAAAAGAATATGAATTCTGGATGGATGGTTCGGAAAAAACCGATAAGGGCTGTGCGGTAAAAAGAGTAGTGAAAACAAAATCAGGAGATATTTTGAACAGATATTATGACGATGAAAATAAACCGCGCCCCGAAAGCTATATGATAGACGTAAAGGATGCCAAAATATCAGGAAATCCAGAGTTTTTTCGCAATATCAGAGCAGCTTGCGAATCCGGATGGGACTTTTCCAGCAGATGGTTTAAAGATGGAGAAACCATACAAAACATTCAGACGCTGGATTTTGCTCAGGTAGATCTGAATTGCCTTCTCTGGCACCTTGAATCTACGTTATCCAAAACAGCAAAACTAAAAGGAGATCCGGACCTTGAAAAAAAATATGGCGATTTCGCTGTGAAAAGGAAATACAATATTCAAAAATATTTCTGGGATCACGAAGATGGTATTTATAAAGATTTTGACTTCCAAAATAATAAAGTTACGCCATCAGAACATATTGCAGCATTATACCCATTGTTTTTCGAACTTTCTACCAAACATCAGGCAGAAGATGTTGCTGAAAATATTGTAGATAAATTTTTGAAACCGGGCGGGCTGGTTACTACAACAAAGGAATCCGGACAACAATGGGATTTACCGAACGCATGGGCTCCTTATCAGTGGATTGGTTTCGTAGCAATGAAAAACTACAATTTCGATGATATAGCATCAAAGATAAAAAATAACTGGTGCAGTAATGTAGAACGAGTTTATGAAAACACCGGAAAGCTAATGGAAAAATATAACGCTATGGATATCCACAGTATTGCAGGGGGAGGAGAGTATCCGAATCAGGATGGATTCGGATGGACCAATGGAGTTTACAGCAAACTGAAAAGAAGTAAATAA
- a CDS encoding MFS transporter, which yields MNKLSIKTVLFLNYFLFAILLNSVGTVILQMQQNFDISKSSASVLEGFKDLPIAICSFLLASFLPKIGLKRAMMIALALVTVMCFIMPFSNAFWYFKLLFCVVGISFALIKISVFTTIGLISKDEKEHSSIMGYLEGFFMIGVLAGNLLFSLFIDDSNPRSKSWLNTYWLLGSISLISFICMFFLKFNEEDAKSNTSDLKEDVKNSAGLFNLRRVLYFLVCAFLFVLVEQSFQTWTPTFYKEILKLPTSMAVQAGAVLAGAFALGRFLSGFFSRKFKWIYVVSFCIIGFALSIILVLPLTKNISFDDNVSWFNAPLAVYIFPLMGIFLAPIYPSINSVILASVPKYLQSSMSGLIVVFSAIGGTLGSMVTGVIFQRFGGSHAFYLSFIPLMLLLFFVIMMNRQTNTAKKSK from the coding sequence ATGAATAAGTTAAGCATAAAAACAGTCCTTTTTCTGAATTATTTTTTGTTTGCCATACTGCTCAATTCCGTTGGTACAGTTATTTTGCAGATGCAGCAGAATTTTGACATTTCTAAATCCAGTGCCAGTGTTTTGGAAGGTTTTAAAGACTTGCCCATTGCAATCTGTTCATTTTTGCTGGCGTCATTTCTGCCAAAAATCGGTCTGAAAAGAGCAATGATGATCGCATTGGCATTAGTTACCGTCATGTGTTTCATCATGCCGTTTTCTAATGCATTCTGGTATTTCAAACTGTTGTTCTGTGTTGTTGGGATTTCATTTGCCCTGATAAAAATTTCAGTTTTTACAACCATTGGTCTGATTTCAAAGGACGAAAAAGAACATTCCAGCATCATGGGATATCTTGAAGGTTTCTTTATGATCGGAGTTTTGGCAGGGAATCTTTTATTCAGTCTTTTTATTGATGATTCAAATCCCCGGTCGAAAAGCTGGCTGAACACTTATTGGCTTTTAGGTAGTATTTCATTAATCTCTTTCATATGTATGTTCTTCCTAAAGTTCAATGAGGAAGATGCTAAAAGCAATACTTCTGATTTGAAAGAAGATGTTAAAAACAGTGCGGGATTATTTAATTTACGAAGAGTTTTGTATTTTCTGGTGTGCGCTTTTCTTTTTGTGCTTGTGGAACAGAGTTTCCAGACATGGACTCCAACTTTTTATAAGGAAATACTGAAGCTTCCCACCTCTATGGCAGTTCAGGCAGGTGCCGTCTTGGCGGGTGCCTTTGCATTGGGAAGATTTCTTTCAGGTTTTTTTTCAAGGAAATTCAAATGGATCTATGTAGTATCTTTTTGCATCATAGGATTTGCATTAAGTATCATTTTGGTATTGCCTCTTACAAAAAATATTAGTTTTGATGATAATGTAAGTTGGTTCAATGCACCACTGGCTGTATATATTTTTCCTTTGATGGGCATATTCCTCGCACCCATATATCCAAGTATTAATTCCGTGATTTTAGCATCAGTGCCAAAATATCTTCAAAGTTCCATGTCCGGGCTTATAGTTGTTTTTTCAGCAATCGGCGGTACATTAGGTTCTATGGTAACAGGAGTCATTTTCCAGAGATTCGGGGGAAGTCATGCTTTTTATCTGTCATTTATTCCACTAATGCTATTGTTATTTTTTGTAATCATGATGAACAGACAAACCAATACCGCCAAAAAATCGAAATGA
- a CDS encoding AraC family transcriptional regulator, which yields MKVSYENINNDPNCSFRTLYINLPVSMLRWEYHYHPEIELVCVVSGNGSRHVGYHKSNFRDGDLVLIGSNVPHSGFGFNSIDPHEEIVIQFSEEIIQFPVKVKELNDIRKMIALSKFGIMFNSETKNKLLPMFYEIMEMKGEKKYFQLLRILAELSVDKNYQLLNKEAMPHTIITKNKERLQTIFTYVEKNYDKDIDIIEVANLANLTLPSFCNFFKKTTKMTFTEFLNRYRIDKACTMILQGKSISECCYNTGYNNISYFNRTFKKYVGKTPTEFNNELII from the coding sequence ATGAAAGTAAGTTACGAGAATATTAATAACGATCCTAATTGCTCTTTTAGAACGTTATACATCAATTTACCGGTAAGTATGTTGAGATGGGAATATCATTATCATCCCGAAATTGAACTGGTATGTGTGGTATCGGGCAATGGCAGCCGCCATGTTGGCTATCATAAAAGTAATTTCAGAGACGGAGATCTTGTTTTGATTGGTTCAAACGTTCCTCATTCAGGTTTTGGATTTAATTCCATAGATCCGCATGAAGAGATTGTGATCCAGTTTTCCGAAGAGATTATACAATTTCCTGTAAAAGTTAAGGAACTGAATGATATTAGAAAAATGATAGCATTGTCAAAATTCGGTATTATGTTCAATAGTGAAACGAAAAACAAACTTCTTCCCATGTTTTACGAAATTATGGAAATGAAAGGTGAAAAAAAATACTTTCAATTACTTAGGATACTTGCAGAGCTCTCTGTTGATAAAAACTATCAGCTGCTAAATAAAGAAGCCATGCCACATACTATTATAACAAAAAATAAAGAAAGATTACAGACAATTTTTACTTACGTAGAGAAGAATTACGATAAAGATATTGATATAATTGAAGTAGCAAACCTTGCTAATCTGACATTACCATCATTCTGTAATTTTTTCAAGAAAACTACAAAAATGACTTTTACAGAATTCTTGAATCGATACAGGATTGATAAAGCCTGCACCATGATTCTGCAGGGAAAAAGCATTTCAGAGTGTTGCTACAACACTGGCTATAATAATATATCCTACTTCAATAGAACATTTAAGAAGTATGTTGGGAAAACACCAACCGAATTCAATAATGAACTTATTATATAA
- the rplK gene encoding 50S ribosomal protein L11, translating into MAKKVFKMVKLQVKGGAANPSPPVGPALGSAGVNIMEFCKQFNGRTQDKPGQVLPVVITVYEDKSFEFVIKTPPAAIQLMDAAKIKGGSGEPNRNKVGAVSWDQVKKIAEDKMSDLNCFTMESAVSMVAGTARSMGLRVTGTKPTFNA; encoded by the coding sequence ATGGCTAAAAAAGTCTTTAAAATGGTAAAGCTTCAGGTGAAAGGTGGCGCAGCTAACCCTTCTCCACCAGTAGGTCCAGCTTTGGGTTCTGCAGGTGTGAACATCATGGAGTTTTGTAAGCAATTTAACGGAAGAACGCAAGATAAGCCGGGACAAGTTTTACCTGTAGTAATTACAGTATACGAAGACAAATCTTTTGAATTCGTAATTAAAACTCCTCCTGCAGCAATCCAGTTAATGGATGCGGCTAAAATCAAAGGTGGTTCCGGAGAACCAAACAGAAATAAAGTAGGTGCTGTATCTTGGGATCAGGTAAAGAAAATCGCTGAAGATAAAATGAGCGACCTTAACTGCTTTACAATGGAATCAGCTGTTTCTATGGTTGCAGGTACTGCAAGATCTATGGGATTAAGAGTAACAGGAACTAAACCAACTTTTAACGCTTAA